Within the Thermoanaerobaculia bacterium genome, the region CGAGAGGATCGCGCTCCGGCTCGAGGAAGGCGAAGAGCCGCGCCCGGCGATAGGGCACCGAGATCACCAGGAGGTAGAGCACCGGCAGTGCGGTCGCCGCCCCGGCGAGCACGAACCGCCAGGAGAGCCCGGCGAGAAAGAGCATCAGCCCGGCAGTGGACACGAGCAGCACGGCGGTGCCGAGGTCGGGCTGGAGCAGGATGAGGCCGGCGAGGAGGCCGGTCACGATCGCCGCCGGCCAGAGCACGTCGCGGCTGTTCACCGCGTCCTTCCGGCGGTCGATGAAGTAGGCGAGGAACGGCACCAGCGCGAGCTTCGAGAGCTCCGAGGGCTGCACCGAGATGCCGGCGATGAAGAACCAGCGCCGCGTGGCGTTCAGCTGGGGCGAGAACAGGACGGCCACCAGCAGGAAGAGCACCCCGGCGACGAGCGCGTAGACGACGCGGCGGTCGCGGAGCTTGCGGTAGTCGACATGCATCACGATCGCCATCACCAGGAAGCCGAGCGCCGCGGCGGCCGCCTGCCGGATGAGGAACGGATTGACCGCCGCGCCGCGCCCGCGGGCAACGGCGGCACTCGCCGAATAGACCATCACCAGACCGAGGCCGACGAGCAGCATGATGGTGGTGAAGAGCACCTTGTCGTAGACCAGCTTCTTCGCCATCAGCGCGCTCCACTCGACTCGCGGAGCGTGCCCGCGGCCGCCA harbors:
- the ftsW gene encoding putative lipid II flippase FtsW, whose amino-acid sequence is MAKKLVYDKVLFTTIMLLVGLGLVMVYSASAAVARGRGAAVNPFLIRQAAAAALGFLVMAIVMHVDYRKLRDRRVVYALVAGVLFLLVAVLFSPQLNATRRWFFIAGISVQPSELSKLALVPFLAYFIDRRKDAVNSRDVLWPAAIVTGLLAGLILLQPDLGTAVLLVSTAGLMLFLAGLSWRFVLAGAATALPVLYLLVISVPYRRARLFAFLEPERDPLGAGFQAMQSLIAVGSGGLLGLGPGNSLQKLYFLPHPESDFVYAIVAEELGLVGALAVVALFGVVLWRGLRAGWRSPDPFGRYLAWGFSTMLVMQALINISVAIALLPTKGIPLPFLSYGGSSLVVTMALCGVLLNVSQHD